One window of Nocardia nova SH22a genomic DNA carries:
- a CDS encoding UTP--glucose-1-phosphate uridylyltransferase has product MTADAGSDATQAVPPATSCFRTAVVPAAGLGTRFLPATKTVPKELLPVVDTPGIELVAAEAAESGAQRLVIVTSPGKDGVVAHFVEDLVLESTLAERGKFHLLEKVRKAPGLLDVSSVVQEEPLGLGHAVSQAEQVLDDDEDAIAVLLPDDLVLPCGVLDVMTRVRRKRGGSVLCAIDVPKQEVSAYGVFDVVPVPDATNPDVLRVVGMVEKPKLADAPSTFAAAGRYLLDRAIFDALRRIEPGAGGELQLTDAISLLIAEGHPVHVVVHRGSRHDLGNPGGYLRAAVDFALERDEYGPALREWLQRRLAPDWNPQLTSPQ; this is encoded by the coding sequence ATGACAGCTGACGCCGGATCGGACGCGACGCAGGCCGTGCCCCCCGCGACGTCCTGTTTCCGCACCGCGGTGGTCCCCGCGGCCGGACTCGGGACCCGGTTCCTGCCCGCGACCAAGACCGTGCCGAAGGAGCTGCTGCCGGTCGTCGACACACCCGGGATCGAATTGGTGGCCGCCGAGGCCGCCGAATCGGGGGCGCAACGCCTGGTGATCGTGACCTCACCGGGCAAGGACGGTGTGGTCGCGCATTTCGTCGAGGACCTCGTCCTGGAGAGCACCCTGGCCGAACGCGGCAAATTCCATCTGCTGGAGAAGGTGCGCAAGGCGCCCGGCCTGCTCGATGTGTCCTCGGTGGTCCAGGAGGAACCGCTCGGACTCGGCCACGCCGTGAGCCAGGCCGAGCAGGTGCTCGACGACGACGAGGACGCCATCGCGGTGCTGCTGCCCGACGATCTGGTGCTCCCGTGCGGTGTGCTGGACGTGATGACGCGGGTGCGCCGCAAGCGCGGCGGGTCGGTGCTGTGCGCGATCGACGTGCCCAAGCAGGAGGTCAGCGCCTACGGCGTCTTCGATGTCGTCCCGGTGCCCGACGCCACCAATCCCGATGTGCTGCGGGTGGTCGGCATGGTCGAGAAGCCCAAACTCGCCGACGCGCCCTCGACGTTCGCCGCCGCGGGCCGCTATCTGCTCGATCGCGCCATCTTCGACGCGCTGCGCCGGATCGAACCGGGTGCGGGCGGTGAATTGCAGCTCACCGACGCCATCTCGCTGCTGATCGCGGAAGGTCATCCGGTTCATGTGGTGGTCCACCGTGGGTCGCGCCACGACCTGGGCAACCCTGGCGGTTATCTTCGAGCAGCGGTCGATTTCGCTTTGGAGCGCGACGAATACGGCCCCGCCCTGCGCGAGTGGTTGCAGCGTCGGCTCGCTCCGGATTGGAACCCGCAGCTCACCTCGCCGCAATGA
- a CDS encoding FmdB family zinc ribbon protein, which yields MPTYSYQCTQCGDKFDIVQSFSDDTLTTCEKCNGKLRKLFNSVGIVFKGSGFYRTDSRNGSSTASEPASKSSESKSGDTSGSSSNSSGSSSSSSGSSTSSSSSTTGTAVA from the coding sequence GTGCCTACTTACTCGTATCAGTGCACGCAGTGTGGTGACAAGTTCGACATCGTGCAGTCGTTCTCCGATGACACCCTGACCACCTGCGAGAAGTGCAACGGCAAGCTGCGCAAGCTGTTCAACTCGGTCGGCATCGTCTTCAAGGGCAGCGGCTTCTACCGCACCGACAGCCGCAACGGGTCGTCCACGGCCAGTGAGCCCGCCTCGAAGTCCAGCGAATCCAAGTCCGGCGATACGTCCGGCTCCTCGTCGAACTCCTCGGGTTCGTCGTCGAGTTCTTCGGGTTCCTCGACATCGTCCAGCTCGTCGACCACCGGTACCGCTGTCGCCTGA
- a CDS encoding AMP-binding protein translates to MTGLLDWLEHDSDERGWTIADNGEWRRIGYPELRARVRRVAAACIESGVRPGAVVSIVESAPEVFMANFFGVLAAGATPNPLAPPLPLQNESAYRQQLSALLAAADPAAIIVADELIPLIGPVLESRGGITLVGASAAAPDLAELPGCEPDRIGLLQFTSGSSGSPKAVRVSVANLEANCAAIDRWLEFRPDDRIATWLPPYHDMGLIGCIITPTILNLDIQAMTPIDFLRDPLSWLACFGRDGATITATPNFALGYLLRKITDETLAGMDFDPWRVMIVGAERIDPAVLRAFTERLAPYGFDSRTPCPAYGLAEGTLAVSGVRPDESVRVAAVTPATGAVEGPFDLMSAPLTDGRRWLVGCGRPLETTTVRLADAPEYPGAPGELIVGGPSVAQEYRTVDGTRDLARAADGALATGDAGLLVDGEVYPIGRVGDAVKVRGRTIYAEDIEAAVVEAFGVPANRVVALAGNALGAARVAVLIEDRPVEAVRLRQVLSAQLGTETSLRLFIGDRGLIARTTSGKPRRRVMWNQLLQGEFDALERS, encoded by the coding sequence ATGACGGGCCTGCTGGACTGGCTGGAGCACGACAGCGACGAGCGCGGCTGGACCATCGCCGACAACGGTGAATGGCGTCGCATCGGTTATCCCGAACTGAGGGCGCGGGTGCGGCGGGTGGCCGCCGCATGTATCGAATCCGGGGTGCGGCCGGGTGCGGTGGTCTCGATCGTCGAATCCGCGCCGGAAGTGTTCATGGCGAACTTCTTCGGTGTGCTGGCCGCCGGTGCGACACCGAATCCACTGGCGCCGCCGTTACCGTTGCAGAACGAGTCGGCGTATCGGCAGCAACTGTCGGCTCTGCTGGCCGCCGCCGATCCGGCGGCGATCATCGTGGCCGATGAACTGATTCCGCTCATCGGTCCGGTCCTCGAATCACGGGGTGGGATCACGCTTGTCGGCGCCTCGGCGGCGGCGCCGGATCTCGCCGAACTTCCCGGTTGTGAGCCGGATCGAATCGGGTTGTTGCAATTCACATCCGGCAGTAGCGGATCCCCCAAAGCGGTCCGGGTGTCGGTGGCGAATCTGGAAGCCAATTGCGCCGCGATCGATCGGTGGCTGGAGTTCCGGCCGGACGACCGGATCGCCACCTGGCTCCCGCCGTATCACGATATGGGCCTGATCGGTTGCATCATCACCCCGACCATCCTGAATCTCGACATTCAGGCCATGACGCCGATCGATTTCCTGCGTGATCCGCTCTCTTGGCTGGCGTGTTTCGGCCGCGACGGCGCCACGATCACCGCGACCCCGAACTTCGCCCTCGGATATCTGCTGCGCAAGATCACCGACGAGACATTGGCGGGAATGGATTTCGATCCGTGGCGAGTGATGATCGTCGGAGCCGAACGTATCGACCCGGCGGTATTGCGCGCATTCACGGAGCGGCTCGCGCCCTACGGATTCGATTCGCGCACACCGTGTCCGGCCTACGGATTGGCCGAGGGCACCCTGGCGGTGTCGGGTGTGCGGCCGGACGAGTCCGTGCGGGTGGCCGCCGTGACTCCGGCGACCGGTGCGGTGGAGGGGCCCTTCGACCTGATGTCGGCGCCGCTCACGGACGGTAGGCGCTGGCTGGTCGGCTGCGGCAGACCGCTGGAGACCACCACGGTTCGGTTGGCCGACGCTCCCGAATATCCCGGTGCGCCGGGCGAATTGATCGTCGGCGGTCCCAGTGTGGCCCAGGAGTACCGGACGGTGGACGGTACCCGCGATCTGGCCCGCGCCGCCGACGGTGCGCTGGCCACCGGCGATGCGGGGCTGCTGGTGGACGGTGAGGTGTATCCGATCGGCCGGGTCGGCGACGCGGTCAAGGTCCGCGGTCGCACGATCTACGCCGAGGACATCGAGGCCGCGGTGGTGGAGGCGTTCGGCGTACCCGCGAATCGGGTGGTGGCGCTGGCCGGTAACGCGCTGGGGGCGGCGCGGGTCGCGGTACTGATCGAGGACCGGCCGGTGGAGGCCGTGCGGCTGCGGCAGGTGCTGTCGGCACAGCTGGGCACCGAGACCTCGCTGCGGTTGTTCATCGGCGACCGGGGACTCATCGCGCGCACCACGAGCGGTAAACCGCGGCGGCGCGTGATGTGGAACCAGTTGCTGCAGGGCGAATTCGACGCCCTCGAGAGGAGTTGA
- the glp gene encoding gephyrin-like molybdotransferase Glp produces the protein MRSVEDQQIKVTAAAVAPRPVRVAISEAQGLLCAEDVVTERPLPGFDQAAIDGYAVRSVDVQGAGAEVRTEEGDLVDLTLPVVGEVAAGSRQPIRLQPRQSVRIDTGAPLPTLADAVLPLDFTDGGRARIKIYEPVRSGDYVRRIGDDVQPGDVAVRAGTIIGAAQVGLLAAVGRDKVLVHPRPRLSVISIGGELVDIDRTPGPGQVYDVNSYALAAAARDAGADVNRVGIVSADPNRLRDVVEGQLVRSEVVVIAGAVGGWASDQIREALEGLGELSIDRVAMHPGSVQGFGRLGRDEVPTFLLPSNPVGALVVFEIMVRPLIRIALGRRHPMRRVVRARTIMPITSMDGRRGYLRAQLMRDEQTGDYLVQPLGVNGSGSSHLLSTLAEANSLIVIDPDVTEVRTGDEVQVAFLAQRG, from the coding sequence ATGCGCTCGGTTGAGGACCAGCAGATCAAGGTGACCGCGGCGGCCGTGGCCCCGCGGCCCGTCCGGGTCGCGATCTCCGAGGCTCAGGGTCTGCTGTGTGCCGAGGATGTCGTCACCGAACGCCCGCTGCCCGGATTCGATCAGGCCGCGATCGACGGATACGCCGTGCGCAGCGTCGACGTGCAGGGCGCAGGCGCCGAAGTGCGCACCGAGGAGGGCGATCTCGTCGATCTGACCCTGCCCGTCGTGGGCGAGGTCGCCGCCGGATCCCGGCAGCCGATCCGCCTGCAGCCCCGGCAGTCGGTGCGCATCGATACCGGCGCGCCGCTGCCGACCCTGGCCGATGCGGTTCTGCCCCTGGACTTCACCGACGGCGGCCGGGCGCGGATCAAGATCTACGAGCCGGTCCGCTCGGGTGATTATGTGCGGCGCATCGGTGACGATGTGCAGCCCGGCGACGTCGCGGTGCGGGCCGGGACCATCATCGGCGCGGCCCAGGTCGGCCTGCTGGCCGCGGTCGGACGGGACAAGGTCCTGGTGCATCCGCGGCCCCGGCTGTCGGTGATCTCGATCGGCGGTGAACTGGTCGACATCGATCGCACTCCCGGTCCGGGACAGGTCTACGACGTCAATTCCTATGCGCTGGCCGCCGCGGCCCGCGACGCCGGTGCGGATGTGAACCGGGTCGGCATCGTCAGCGCCGATCCGAATCGGCTGCGCGATGTGGTGGAGGGGCAGCTCGTTCGGTCCGAGGTCGTGGTGATCGCGGGTGCGGTCGGCGGCTGGGCCTCGGATCAGATCCGCGAGGCGCTGGAGGGTCTGGGCGAACTGTCCATCGACCGGGTGGCGATGCATCCGGGATCTGTGCAGGGCTTCGGCCGACTGGGCCGCGACGAGGTGCCGACCTTCCTGTTACCGTCCAATCCCGTTGGCGCGCTGGTGGTTTTCGAGATCATGGTGCGGCCGCTGATCCGGATCGCGCTGGGCCGCCGCCATCCGATGCGCCGCGTGGTGCGGGCCCGCACGATCATGCCGATCACCTCGATGGACGGCCGCCGCGGCTACCTGCGCGCCCAGTTGATGCGCGATGAACAGACCGGTGACTATCTGGTGCAGCCGCTCGGCGTCAACGGTTCGGGTTCTTCACATCTGCTGTCGACGCTGGCCGAGGCCAACAGCCTGATCGTCATCGACCCGGACGTCACCGAGGTCCGCACCGGTGACGAGGTCCAGGTCGCATTTCTCGCGCAGCGCGGGTGA
- the mscL gene encoding large conductance mechanosensitive channel protein MscL: protein MLKGFKDFLLRGNVIELAVAVVMGTAFTAVVTAIVDGLVNPILDLFGGGNEHGWGFYLDSSKPSTFIALGPIVTAAINFILIAAILYFILVLPASRMMQKRKSAVELEQSEVELLTEIRDLLSENNKSSGGRHEF from the coding sequence ATGCTGAAGGGTTTCAAGGACTTCCTGCTCCGTGGGAATGTGATCGAACTGGCGGTCGCGGTGGTGATGGGTACCGCGTTCACCGCGGTCGTCACCGCCATAGTCGACGGATTGGTCAATCCGATTCTGGATCTGTTCGGCGGCGGCAATGAGCACGGCTGGGGTTTCTATCTGGATTCCAGCAAGCCGTCCACGTTCATCGCTCTCGGCCCGATCGTCACCGCGGCGATCAACTTCATCCTCATCGCGGCGATCCTCTACTTCATCCTGGTGCTGCCCGCCTCACGGATGATGCAGAAGCGCAAGTCGGCCGTGGAGCTGGAACAGTCCGAGGTGGAACTGCTGACCGAGATCCGTGATCTGCTGTCGGAGAACAACAAGAGCTCCGGCGGTCGGCACGAATTCTGA
- a CDS encoding acyl carrier protein: protein MDENEVRDQVRELVRRHAPQPAAELTADDVLAEQLGYDSLALIELALGLQVRFGIDAGGDSGATNVVTVGDVEQMVCDALRANQP from the coding sequence GTGGATGAAAATGAAGTGCGCGACCAGGTGCGCGAACTGGTCCGTCGGCACGCACCGCAGCCCGCGGCGGAACTCACCGCCGATGATGTGCTGGCCGAACAACTCGGCTACGACTCGCTGGCGCTGATCGAACTAGCCCTGGGGCTGCAGGTGCGTTTCGGTATCGACGCGGGCGGCGATTCGGGGGCGACGAATGTGGTGACCGTGGGCGATGTCGAGCAGATGGTGTGCGACGCGCTGCGGGCGAATCAGCCATGA
- a CDS encoding MogA/MoaB family molybdenum cofactor biosynthesis protein, which translates to MEIDAPVAGRALVVVVDDRTAHGGVDSVGPLVTELLTEFGFLVDATIPVAADEIEIRNALNTAVIGGVDLVISVGGTGMSPRDVTPEATLEVLDRELPGISEALRASGLAAGSLDAGLSRGLAGVSGSTLVVNLPGARDAIRDGMATLGPLVSRVVDELSGLAE; encoded by the coding sequence ATGGAAATCGATGCTCCTGTGGCGGGCCGTGCCCTAGTTGTGGTCGTGGACGATCGAACCGCGCACGGCGGGGTCGATTCGGTGGGGCCACTGGTCACCGAACTGCTCACCGAGTTCGGCTTCCTCGTGGATGCGACGATCCCGGTGGCCGCCGACGAGATCGAGATCCGCAATGCGCTCAACACCGCCGTCATCGGCGGTGTCGACCTGGTGATCTCGGTCGGCGGCACGGGGATGTCGCCACGCGATGTCACCCCCGAGGCCACTCTCGAGGTCCTCGATCGCGAATTGCCCGGTATCAGTGAGGCATTGCGCGCCTCCGGCCTGGCGGCGGGCTCGCTCGACGCCGGGCTCTCGCGCGGCCTGGCCGGTGTCTCGGGCAGCACCCTCGTGGTGAATCTGCCGGGCGCCCGCGATGCCATCCGCGACGGCATGGCCACGCTGGGCCCGCTGGTGAGCCGGGTCGTCGACGAATTGTCCGGTCTGGCGGAATGA
- the cpaB gene encoding Flp pilus assembly protein CpaB → MWQLRFDHPSTGPDADLGRARLTESFTRFRPAWLDLTLARRLSALALAVLAAVLALRGDPAAHRRSVVVAARELTPGRILTADDLRRTDLPAAVVPAGAVTDPAQLVGATSTGAVHAGEILTDLRVVSPRLAAAATGAADARIVPMRLADNAVTAILRPGDRVDVVAADDPPADTDTDTDTHQRRAPVARTLAGDAAVVLVSGTAATGTARAPAASERIVLLALDPDHAATVAAASLRTALTVVFH, encoded by the coding sequence ATGTGGCAACTGCGATTCGATCACCCGAGCACCGGCCCGGATGCCGATCTCGGCCGGGCCCGCCTCACCGAGTCGTTCACCCGGTTCCGTCCCGCCTGGCTCGACCTCACCCTGGCCCGGCGCTTGTCGGCACTGGCCCTCGCCGTGCTGGCCGCGGTCCTCGCCCTGCGGGGTGATCCCGCCGCGCATCGCCGATCCGTGGTGGTGGCCGCGCGTGAGCTGACGCCGGGGCGAATCCTCACGGCCGATGATCTGCGCCGCACCGACCTGCCCGCCGCGGTGGTGCCCGCGGGCGCCGTCACCGATCCGGCACAACTGGTGGGCGCCACCTCGACCGGTGCGGTGCACGCCGGGGAGATCCTCACCGATCTGCGCGTCGTGAGTCCCCGGCTGGCGGCCGCCGCCACCGGTGCCGCCGATGCCCGCATCGTGCCGATGCGCTTGGCGGACAACGCCGTCACCGCGATCCTGCGCCCCGGCGACCGGGTGGACGTGGTCGCGGCCGACGATCCGCCCGCCGATACCGATACCGATACCGATACTCACCAGCGCCGCGCGCCCGTCGCGCGAACCCTGGCCGGTGATGCCGCCGTCGTCCTCGTCTCCGGCACGGCCGCTACCGGCACCGCCCGAGCACCCGCTGCCTCCGAACGCATCGTGCTGCTGGCTCTCGATCCCGACCATGCCGCCACCGTCGCCGCGGCCTCCCTGCGCACGGCTCTGACCGTGGTTTTCCACTGA
- the glpR gene encoding gephyrin-like molybdotransferase receptor GlpR, translated as MPNSILWIALVVLWVFVLFPMLADRHPRIRRTTDAALATRVLHRGGTRRRAKKGPATGHETDPDWVPAPRQKRLSHGDDAEDRMTNTADEPVTEDEPNAPGDTDSAVSRRTGERAMPPSDSTVDDDNDAAADRTDDKPGEADFDDRPAGVNDTDTADSDPADPDVAGSEAAEHDSGADLDGDGAGESGGSADRSRPTMARIPPAPAAAVPARLSDHEFDEFDGADIADDESARDFVPSRRGRGGFDPEADAIARVARYRFRQRTALGLIASALLFGVFALAVNAILWWACALSMVALGAYLAYLRRQVRFEEDIRRRRAARLSGTRQRADEVDEPRAARTEVRAEQRPGMDRDAARALRRRAVVLDVDDEDPLFDHLEHFDAAAARATRHRAAGGEIRRAAGE; from the coding sequence ATGCCGAATTCGATCTTGTGGATCGCGTTGGTCGTGCTCTGGGTCTTCGTGCTGTTCCCGATGCTCGCCGATCGGCATCCGCGCATCCGCCGCACGACCGATGCCGCCCTGGCGACCCGGGTACTTCACCGTGGCGGAACGAGACGACGCGCGAAGAAAGGGCCGGCCACCGGACATGAGACCGATCCGGACTGGGTGCCTGCCCCTCGGCAGAAAAGGCTTTCTCACGGCGATGATGCGGAGGACCGGATGACGAACACGGCCGATGAGCCCGTCACCGAGGACGAACCGAACGCACCCGGGGACACCGATTCCGCGGTCTCGCGCCGCACCGGCGAGCGCGCGATGCCGCCGTCCGATTCCACGGTGGACGACGACAACGACGCGGCGGCCGATCGCACCGACGACAAACCTGGCGAGGCCGACTTCGACGATCGTCCGGCGGGCGTCAACGACACCGATACCGCAGACTCGGACCCGGCCGATCCCGACGTCGCCGGATCCGAAGCCGCCGAACATGATTCCGGTGCCGATCTCGACGGCGACGGGGCGGGCGAAAGTGGTGGTTCCGCCGACCGGTCGAGGCCGACGATGGCGCGGATTCCCCCCGCACCCGCCGCGGCGGTCCCGGCGCGCCTGAGCGATCACGAGTTCGACGAATTCGACGGCGCCGACATCGCCGATGACGAATCCGCCCGCGATTTCGTGCCCTCCCGCCGTGGTCGCGGTGGTTTCGATCCGGAGGCCGACGCGATCGCCCGGGTGGCCCGGTACCGCTTCCGGCAGCGGACCGCACTCGGATTGATCGCGAGCGCACTGCTTTTCGGCGTCTTCGCCCTCGCGGTCAACGCGATCCTGTGGTGGGCCTGTGCCCTGTCGATGGTGGCGCTCGGCGCGTATCTGGCCTATCTGCGGCGTCAGGTGCGGTTCGAGGAGGACATCCGGCGGCGGCGGGCGGCCCGGCTCTCCGGTACCCGGCAGCGCGCGGACGAGGTCGACGAGCCGCGGGCCGCCCGCACGGAGGTGCGGGCCGAGCAGCGGCCGGGGATGGATCGCGATGCCGCGCGGGCGCTGCGCCGGCGCGCGGTGGTCCTCGACGTCGACGACGAGGACCCGCTGTTCGATCATCTGGAGCACTTCGACGCGGCCGCGGCACGTGCCACCCGGCACCGGGCCGCGGGTGGTGAAATCCGCCGCGCCGCAGGCGAATAG
- a CDS encoding MspA family porin, which yields MRIGTTVARLACATAMVTAAAGLLPTGVAVADTFVPLPGGDLSKVLSDGTVVHVWLDGESANIGRFPGTMPVYRNAGVSGTAHVELTGGTTVVGGSIYPGYTVGCQVDLSGAGTGAKVDWRDGANAGPDDGGRTGGNLILGPGQARSFYVLGSEEPGDFGADAHRARDRFEGSEGSVAWTDETIGLTGCPGAAQARAFVSVEVETDNVISWVTLWGNSFALA from the coding sequence ATGAGAATCGGTACAACCGTGGCCCGGCTCGCCTGCGCCACGGCGATGGTGACCGCGGCGGCGGGGCTGCTGCCCACCGGTGTGGCCGTCGCCGACACGTTCGTCCCGTTGCCGGGCGGGGATCTGTCCAAGGTGTTGTCCGACGGCACGGTCGTGCATGTGTGGCTGGACGGCGAATCGGCGAATATCGGCCGGTTCCCCGGAACCATGCCGGTGTATCGCAATGCCGGAGTCTCGGGTACCGCCCACGTCGAGCTGACCGGCGGCACGACCGTGGTGGGCGGCAGCATCTATCCCGGCTACACCGTCGGATGTCAGGTCGACCTGTCGGGCGCGGGGACGGGCGCGAAGGTGGACTGGCGCGACGGCGCGAACGCCGGTCCCGACGACGGTGGCCGGACGGGCGGAAATCTGATCCTGGGCCCGGGACAGGCGCGGTCGTTCTACGTGCTCGGCAGCGAGGAACCCGGCGACTTCGGCGCCGACGCGCACCGGGCCCGCGACCGGTTCGAGGGCTCCGAGGGATCGGTGGCCTGGACGGACGAGACCATCGGCCTCACCGGATGTCCCGGCGCCGCGCAGGCCCGCGCATTCGTCAGCGTCGAGGTCGAGACCGACAACGTCATCTCCTGGGTGACGTTGTGGGGCAATTCGTTCGCCCTCGCCTGA
- a CDS encoding 5-formyltetrahydrofolate cyclo-ligase produces MGSAGQRDKQQWRTELLARRQARTPRVRTAEAAALADSVTAVFDAFPEVAGEWVAAYVPAGDEPGSLAFPDALRAAGARVLVPVTGPPGPLDWAEYTGESSLRKARYGLLEPDGPRLGPAAIGWPRVVLVPALAVDRRGVRLGRGAGYYDRSLPAARPDARLVAVVRDEEVVDALPEQPHDRRMGWALRPTGGLCALGGERPAAEAGEDRESALD; encoded by the coding sequence GTGGGCAGCGCCGGTCAGCGGGACAAACAGCAGTGGCGGACGGAACTGCTGGCGCGCCGCCAGGCCCGCACACCGCGGGTGCGGACCGCCGAGGCCGCCGCCCTGGCCGATTCGGTCACCGCGGTGTTCGACGCCTTTCCCGAGGTGGCCGGGGAATGGGTCGCCGCCTATGTCCCCGCGGGCGACGAACCCGGCTCGCTCGCCTTCCCGGACGCGCTGCGAGCGGCCGGTGCGCGGGTCCTGGTGCCTGTGACCGGCCCACCCGGTCCATTGGACTGGGCCGAGTACACGGGCGAGTCGTCACTGCGGAAAGCGCGGTACGGACTGCTGGAACCGGACGGCCCGCGACTGGGCCCGGCCGCGATCGGATGGCCCCGGGTCGTACTGGTTCCGGCGCTCGCGGTCGACCGGCGCGGAGTGCGGCTGGGCCGGGGCGCCGGATACTACGACCGCAGCCTGCCCGCGGCCCGGCCCGATGCCCGGCTGGTGGCGGTGGTCCGGGACGAGGAAGTGGTGGATGCGCTGCCCGAACAGCCGCACGACCGGCGCATGGGCTGGGCACTGCGACCCACCGGCGGACTGTGCGCGCTGGGCGGTGAACGACCGGCGGCCGAGGCCGGAGAAGATCGGGAATCAGCACTGGATTAG
- a CDS encoding GNAT family N-acetyltransferase, whose amino-acid sequence MNVFRAAAHPGWPAHLGPVRVPGGRVTLRPVRLRDAAAWSRIRLRDRAHLEPWEPTGRGTWEARNHASNWPSLWSSLKSEARRGAMVPLVIEVDGTFSGQLTIGNIVRGALRSAWIGYWVAKDVGGQGVATAALALGLDHCFGPVGLHRVEATVRPENLASQAVLRNVGFREEGVLRRYLDVDGAWRDHLLVGMTVEEVSGTVVDRLIRSGRAIPP is encoded by the coding sequence ATGAACGTGTTCCGGGCCGCCGCCCATCCGGGCTGGCCCGCACATCTCGGCCCGGTGCGTGTTCCGGGCGGCCGGGTGACCCTGCGTCCCGTCCGATTGCGCGACGCGGCGGCGTGGTCGCGGATCCGGCTGCGTGACCGCGCACATCTGGAGCCGTGGGAGCCGACCGGCCGTGGCACCTGGGAGGCGCGCAATCACGCCTCGAACTGGCCGTCGCTGTGGTCGAGCCTGAAGAGCGAGGCGCGCCGCGGTGCGATGGTGCCGCTGGTGATCGAGGTGGACGGCACCTTCAGCGGGCAGCTCACCATCGGCAATATCGTGCGCGGTGCGCTGCGCTCGGCGTGGATCGGCTACTGGGTGGCCAAGGACGTCGGCGGCCAGGGTGTCGCCACCGCCGCACTGGCGCTGGGGCTGGATCATTGTTTCGGCCCGGTGGGACTGCATCGTGTCGAGGCGACGGTGCGCCCGGAGAATCTGGCGAGTCAGGCGGTGCTGCGCAATGTGGGCTTCCGCGAAGAGGGTGTGCTGCGGCGCTATCTGGACGTGGACGGCGCGTGGCGGGATCATCTACTGGTGGGGATGACGGTGGAGGAGGTCTCCGGCACCGTGGTCGACCGGCTCATCCGGTCCGGCCGCGCCATCCCGCCGTGA